One genomic window of Arachis stenosperma cultivar V10309 chromosome 10, arast.V10309.gnm1.PFL2, whole genome shotgun sequence includes the following:
- the LOC130955639 gene encoding transcription elongation factor TFIIS, producing the protein MEKELIELYDAAKKAADAASCEDAGPHEESRCIDALNQLKKFPVNYKILVSTQVGKHLKHITKHPRQKIRAFAHDLIEIWKDIILTETGRIKNGGSDNKDSANGDRAKSGKMQKSSSVKVEKVENGTSRPISAKVHHVDGKIEKNNGAANVKVEKIVKEEMQVSGTKKMSTSSPVTPKLKTMIKSNDAMRDKIRDLLHEALSKVSGEAEEDMVDEVNACDPIRVAVKVESVLFEKWGPSNGAQKVKYRSLMFNLKDQNNPDFRRKVLLGYIEPERLINMSTADMASEQRKKENEKIYEKALFECERGGPPKATTDQFKCGRCGQRKCTYYQMQTRSADEPMTTYVTCTVCSNRWKFC; encoded by the exons ATGGAGAAGGAGCTAATCGAGCTCTACGATGCAGCCAAGAAGGCCGCCGATGCCGCCAGCTGCGAAGACGCTGGCCCTCACGAAGAGTCCCGATGTATCGATGCCCTCAATCAGCTCAAGAAATTCCCCGTCAATTACAAGATTCTCGTCAGCACCCAG GTTGGCAAACATCTTAAACATATCACAAAGCATCCAAGGCAGAAAATTCGGGCATTTGCTCATGACCTAATTGAGATATGGAAAGACATAATATTAACCGAAACAGGCAGAATAAAGAATGGGGGATCTGATAACAAAGACTCGGCAAATGGTGATAGAGCTAAATCTGGAAAAATGCAGAAGAGTTCTTCTGTGAAGGTTGAGAAGGTTGAAAATGGTACATCAAGGCCAATCTCAGCAAAGGTACACCATGTGGATggcaaaattgaaaaaaataatggTGCTGCAAATGTCAAGGTGGAAAAGATAGTCAAGGAAGAGATGCAAGTTTCTGGAACAAAGAAAATGTCAACAAGCTCACCTGTTACCCCAAAGCTGAAGACTATGATTAAATCTAATGATGCGATGAGAGACAAAATACGGGATCTTCTCCATGAGGCTTTATCCAAGGTTTCAGGAGAGGCTGAGGAGGATATGGTGGATGAAGTAAATGCCTGTGATCCTATTCGTGTTGCTGTGAAAGTCGAGTCTGTGCTCTTTGAAAAGTGGGGCCCTTCAAATGGTGCGCAAAAGGTCAAGTATAGGTCCCTGATGTTTAACTTGAAGGATCAAAACAACCCAGATTTTCGGAGAAAAGTTCTACTCGGCTATATTGAGCCAGAACGGTTAATCAATATGAGCACGGCTGACATGGCTAGTGAGCAGAGGAAGAAAGAGAACGAGAAGATCTATGAGAAGGCATTGTTTGAATGTGAACGTGGAGGTCCACCAAAAGCTACGACAGATCAATTCAAGTGTGGGAGATGTGGTCAAAGGAAATGCACCTATTACCAAATGCAGACTCGTAGTGCTGATGAACCTATGACAACTTATGTCACTTGTACTGTCTGCAGCAACCGTTGGAAGTTCTGTTAA